DNA from Salinispora arenicola:
GGCCGCCATCGTCGGCCTGACGTTCGCCGGCTGGCTGGCCCGGCCACGCCGGCCACGTTCGGTCGACCGGATCCCCGCACCACCAACCAACGAGAACAACCAGTGAAAGGCGAGCCGATGTCACCCATCGACGGTCCAGCAATCGTGCTGGACGCCGTGAGCAAGTCGTATGGCGAGGTGAGAGCAGTCGACGAGATCTCCATCTCGATCGGCCGCGGCGAATTCTTCGGCCTGCTCGGCCCCAACGGCGCGGGCAAGACCACCCTCATCGAAATGATCGAAGGACTGCGTGTCCCCGACAGCGGCAGCATCACCGTGCTGGGCATGTCGCCGGCCCCACGCAACCTCGACCTGCTGCCCATGATCGGCGTACAAACCCAGCGATCGGCCTTCTTCACCCGGCTGACCGCCCGCGAGCACCTGGTCACCGTCGCCGCCCTCTACGGCCTTCCCCCAGCCACCGCCGAGAAGGCACTGGACCTGGTCGGGCTGACCGAATCGGGCGACATCCGGGTCACCAAGATCTCCGGCGGTCAGCGCCAGCGCCTCGCCATCGCCTCCACGCTCGTCCACGACCCCGAGGTGGTCTTCCTGGACGAACCCACCGCCGCCCTGGACCCGGAGGCCCGCCGCGACCTCGGCCAGATGCTGCGCAACCTGAAAGCGATCGGCAAAACCATCGTCTACACCACCCACCACCTCGACGAGGCACAGACACTCTGCGACCGGGTCGCGATCCTCTCCACCGGGCGCGTCCTCGCGCTCGACAGCCCACGCGAGCTGATCGCCCGCTCCCACATCGGCACCCGACTGGTCATCCCCGCCGGCCGACTCAGCCCGGAACGGGCCGGCAACCTCGACGGCGTCGACGGCGTCGCCGTCGAGGACGGCATGCTCGTGCTGCGTACCGCCCACACCGCCCGGGTCCTCGCCGCCCTCGACGGCGAAGCCAACCTGGACGACGTGGAAACCCGACCGGCCACCTTGGAAGACGTCTACCTCGAGCTGATCGGAGCACCGCAGGCATGAGCGCATACGTCGCACTCTCCCGAGCCGTCTACAAGGCAGCCGTCCGAGACGCCACCACGGTCTTCTTCACCTTCGCCTTTCCGCTGATCTTCCTGGTCATCTTCGCACTCATCTTCCGCAACCAGGAGGTCGCCGACACCGGCCGCGGCTACGTCGACTACATCGCCCCAGGCGTGCTCTCCTGGGGCCTGGCCAACGCCGCCCTCTTCGGCGTGGCATTCACCCTCATGCAGTGGCGCAACGACGACCTGCTGCGCATCATCCGGCTCTCCCCAACCAGCATCTGGTCCGTGATCGGCTCCCGCTACGTGGTCGCACTGGGCATCGGAGCAGCCCAGAGCGTGCTCTTCGTCGGCGTCGCCATGCTGCCGGTCTTCGGCATGCGCCCGGACCCGACGTGGCCGCTCTCCATCCCGATCATGCTGCTCGCGGTGACAGCCTTCCTCGCCCTCGGCCTGATCGTCGGATCCGCCGCCAACACCCCGGAGGCGGTCGCCGCGATCGCCAACTGCATCGTGGTGCCGATGGCCTTCCTCTCCGGCTCGTTCTACCCCCTCGAACTGATGCCGACCTGGCTACAGGAAGTCTCCCGGATCCTGCCAATGCGCTACGTCAACGACGGCATCACCTACGCCTTCACCGGCTTCGGCACCATGACCGACTACCTGGTCTCGTGCGCCGCACTGATCGTCTTCACCGCCGTGTTCGTGGTCGTCGGCGTACGAACCTTCCGCTGGAGCAACGACTCATGACCGCCACCGCGGCGGCGGCAGCGCGCCCCACCCCACTCTCCGCCGCCGCGGCCCACCTGCAACAGCACCTGCGCCACCGATGGACAGCACAGCCCACGGGCGGGAAACCACGAGTGGTGGCCCTGGGCGACACCGACGCGCTCGCGGCGCCCGCCGCGGCCGACCCCGACCGCCGCGACGCCACCGTGCACCTCACCGCCGCCACCGTGCTGATCGGACCGTCCAGCAGCACGGCCGGCCCCGCCTGCGGACACTGCCTGGCCATCCGATGGCAGCGGCTGCGCACCCGCAGCCAACGCGACGCCCTGGAAGTCGGCGACCAGACCACCGCCGTCGGCCCGTGGCCACAGCTGACCACCTACCAGCTCGACGCCGTCTGGCAGCTCTACCGCGCCAGCCACACCGGCCCACCACTGCCGCCGCCACCAAGCTGGGACCGGCACAGCACCCCGCTGCCCCGGGTCAGCCAGCTCGACCTGGCCAGCCTGCGGATCCGCACCTACCCGGTGCTGGCCGACCCGCGCTGCCCCAGTTGCGCCCGGCAACGACCCGACACCCCCGACCCCCTGGTACTCGCGCACCACCCCCGGCCCAAGCCGCGCCCCGACACGTACCGGCTGAGCACCCCCGACGGCTATCCGCTGCCAGCGACCGCGCTGGTCAACCCGGTCTGCGGCGCGCTGGGTGCGGGTACCGCGCTCACCATCACGTCACCGACCACAGCACCCGTGACCGGCAGCGTCTTCATCCGCGGCTACGGCGGGCTGCTCGACGTCTCCTGGAGCGGCCAGTCCAGCGGCTACGACGCGAGCCGCTCGCTGGCCTACCTCGAAGGGCTGGAGCGCTACGCCGGAACCCACCGGCGGCGCAACACCACCCCGGTCATCGCCGCATACGCCGATCTCGACACCGACGCACTGCACCCGGACCGCTGCGGCAGCCACCCCGACGAGGTGTACGACACCGACCCGATCCTGCGCCGGTTCGACCCACAACGACCGATCCCCTGGGTGTGGGGCCAGAACCTGCACACCGGCAAGCCCGTACTGGTGCCTCGCCGACTGTGCTTCTACAGCTCGCCCGCCGCCGGCGACACCTTCGTCCTCTCCTCCTCCAGCGGCTGCGCCACCGGCAGCTGCCTGGAGGAAGCCGCCCTGTTCGGCATGCTGGAGCTGATCGAACGCGACGCGTTCCTGCTCGCCTGGTACGGCAACCTGACCCTGCCCCGGATAGACCTCGACACCTGTCCGCCGGTCGTGCGCGCGCTGGTCGATCGCGCCGAACTGCAGGGCTACCGTCTCTACGCCTTCGACAACCGGATCGACCTCGACGTACCCGTGGTCACCAGCCTCGCCGTCCGCCACGACGGCGGCCCCGGCCTGCTGTCGTTCGCCGCCGCGGCCCACCTCGACCCGCGGCAGGCGGTCACCGGCGCGCTCGCCGAGGCGCTCACCTACATCCCACACCAGCCCGCCACAGTGCGCCGACGTCGGGCCGAACTGGAGCGGATGGCCGACGACTACACCCTCGTCCGCCGGCTGCCGGACCACTCGGCACTGTTCGGCCTACCCCGAATGGCGGTGCACGCCGAAAGCTACCTCGACGACCGAGGCACGCTCCCCATCGAGCACGCGTTCACCGGCTACCGGCCCCCCGGCACACCGGATCTCCGCGATGACCTGCGCCGGGTGCTCGACCTGCTGCATGCGCGCGGGCTCGAGGCGATCATGGTGGACCAGACCACACCAGAACAGGAGGCGGTCGGACTCCGCTCGGTCTGCACGATCGTGCCCGGCCTGCTACCGATCGACTTCGGCTGGATCCGACAGCGGGCTCCGCACCTGCCGCGGCTGCGGACCGCGCCCGTGGTGGCCGGCCTCGCCGACACCGAACTTACCGACGCCGACTTCCGCCTCGTTCCGCACCCCTTCCCATAACGGCCACGGTGCACCCACCAAGACTCCCGTCGGAGTCCTAGGAGGCCACAGTTATCCGGGTTGCCCGCTAGGGATCCCGCCCCAGCACGTAGTCAAGCTTCCACCGCTCCTCCATGTGGTGCGGTCGGCACGGGTAGTGCCGGCTGGACCAGGGTCACCTCGATGCGAAGCGTGCCACCTGTTCGGCCGCGCGCAGCCCGGACTCCATCGCCCCG
Protein-coding regions in this window:
- a CDS encoding TOMM precursor leader peptide-binding protein translates to MTATAAAAARPTPLSAAAAHLQQHLRHRWTAQPTGGKPRVVALGDTDALAAPAAADPDRRDATVHLTAATVLIGPSSSTAGPACGHCLAIRWQRLRTRSQRDALEVGDQTTAVGPWPQLTTYQLDAVWQLYRASHTGPPLPPPPSWDRHSTPLPRVSQLDLASLRIRTYPVLADPRCPSCARQRPDTPDPLVLAHHPRPKPRPDTYRLSTPDGYPLPATALVNPVCGALGAGTALTITSPTTAPVTGSVFIRGYGGLLDVSWSGQSSGYDASRSLAYLEGLERYAGTHRRRNTTPVIAAYADLDTDALHPDRCGSHPDEVYDTDPILRRFDPQRPIPWVWGQNLHTGKPVLVPRRLCFYSSPAAGDTFVLSSSSGCATGSCLEEAALFGMLELIERDAFLLAWYGNLTLPRIDLDTCPPVVRALVDRAELQGYRLYAFDNRIDLDVPVVTSLAVRHDGGPGLLSFAAAAHLDPRQAVTGALAEALTYIPHQPATVRRRRAELERMADDYTLVRRLPDHSALFGLPRMAVHAESYLDDRGTLPIEHAFTGYRPPGTPDLRDDLRRVLDLLHARGLEAIMVDQTTPEQEAVGLRSVCTIVPGLLPIDFGWIRQRAPHLPRLRTAPVVAGLADTELTDADFRLVPHPFP
- a CDS encoding ABC transporter permease, producing MSAYVALSRAVYKAAVRDATTVFFTFAFPLIFLVIFALIFRNQEVADTGRGYVDYIAPGVLSWGLANAALFGVAFTLMQWRNDDLLRIIRLSPTSIWSVIGSRYVVALGIGAAQSVLFVGVAMLPVFGMRPDPTWPLSIPIMLLAVTAFLALGLIVGSAANTPEAVAAIANCIVVPMAFLSGSFYPLELMPTWLQEVSRILPMRYVNDGITYAFTGFGTMTDYLVSCAALIVFTAVFVVVGVRTFRWSNDS
- a CDS encoding ABC transporter ATP-binding protein, with amino-acid sequence MKGEPMSPIDGPAIVLDAVSKSYGEVRAVDEISISIGRGEFFGLLGPNGAGKTTLIEMIEGLRVPDSGSITVLGMSPAPRNLDLLPMIGVQTQRSAFFTRLTAREHLVTVAALYGLPPATAEKALDLVGLTESGDIRVTKISGGQRQRLAIASTLVHDPEVVFLDEPTAALDPEARRDLGQMLRNLKAIGKTIVYTTHHLDEAQTLCDRVAILSTGRVLALDSPRELIARSHIGTRLVIPAGRLSPERAGNLDGVDGVAVEDGMLVLRTAHTARVLAALDGEANLDDVETRPATLEDVYLELIGAPQA